A single genomic interval of Juglans regia cultivar Chandler chromosome 1, Walnut 2.0, whole genome shotgun sequence harbors:
- the LOC108990996 gene encoding uncharacterized protein LOC108990996 has translation MDWFSWLSKSGLEPSLIYEYGVAFARNELQLEDVNYFNHEFLQSMGISVAKHRLEILKLARKENRVGPGALSGLILAINKTKKCLNKCINKLVFRDDVSFKAGPEMMQYREHWRGGLLRRHKNEDVKEDDYKPALKKRSITLSGPLDGRVQEKVMVNTRSLKLSGPLDGRQQERIMYTARSPRLSGPLDRRVQEKMVYTAKSPRLPGPIDGWVPERSIITTKSPMLSGNVMDGRLMQERLMVRSPGPLDGKVSSPMVSSQYNQEKVDVDYDDHSLWATLFHDMKPT, from the coding sequence ATGGACTGGTTCTCCTGGCTATCCAAGAGCGGCCTGGAACCCTCCCTAATCTACGAATATGGCGTCGCTTTTGCTCGCAATGAGCTCCAACTAGAGGATGTAAATTACTTCAACCATGAGTTTCTTCAGAGCATGGGCATTTCAGTGGCCAAACACAGGCTGGAGATTCTCAAGCTTGCTAGGAAGGAGAATAGAGTAGGCCCAGGAGCGCTTTCCGGGCTCATTCTGGCAATCAACAAAACCAAGAAGTGCTTGAACAAGTGTATAAACAAGTTGGTTTTCCGGGACGACGTGTCGTTCAAGGCGGGGCCGGAGATGATGCAGTATCGAGAGCATTGGAGAGGAGGGTTGTTAAGGAGGCACAAGAATGAGGATGTCAAGGAAGATGATTATAAGCCAGCACTAAAAAAGAGGAGCATAACGCTATCAGGACCTCTGGATGGAAGGGTGCAAGAGAAGGTTATGGTCAATACCAGAAGCTTGAAATTATCAGGGCCTTTGGATGGGAGGCAGCAAGAGAGAATCATGTACACAGCTAGGAGCCCGAGATTATCAGGGCCTTTGGACAGAAGGGTGCAAGAGAAAATGGTGTATACTGCTAAGAGCCCAAGATTACCAGGGCCTATAGATGGATGGGTCCCAGAGAGATCAATAATTACAACTAAAAGTCCAATGCTATCTGGGAATGTAATGGATGGAAGATTAATGCAGGAGAGGCTGATGGTGAGGAGTCCTGGTCCTCTGGATGGAAAGGTTTCAAGTCCAATGGTTTCCAGCCAATATAACCAAGAAAAGGTGGATGTTGATTATGATGATCATTCACTGTGGGCTACATTGTTTCATGATATGAAACCCACTTGA
- the LOC108991000 gene encoding protein NUCLEAR FUSION DEFECTIVE 4-like isoform X1, giving the protein MVALKAGTRPPWVGLGAAVWVLIASGNAYVFPLYSHSLKSIMGLNQHQLTMIGVFNDIGENVGLVPGLACDKFPPWVVLLIGSLACFSGYGVLWLAVSRTVQSLPYWSLCLALCVAANSNAWFSTAVLVTNMRNFPLSRGTVAGILKGYVGLSAAVFTEIYSVLLHSSSSNLLLFLALGIPMLCFIMMYFVRPCTPASGEDSVEQGHFLFIQAASIVLGVYLLTTTIMSDALSLSTSISYTFVLIMILLLMAPLAIPVKMTLYPMKPSKLGTLEPSIGSSGHLTQEEDNVEKTEPLLTPSSSTTNLGSFRENDDASEVAMLLAEGEGAVKKKRRPKRGDDFTFSEVVMKADFWLLFLVYFVGVGSGVTVLNNLAQIGIAQGVHDTKILLSLFSFCNFVGRLGGGVVSEHFVRSRTTPRTVWMTLTQIIMIVTYLLFASAMDGTLYIATALIGICFGVQFSVMIPTVSELFGLKNFGLFSNFMALGNPIGAFLFSGLLAGYIYDHEAAKQHGIDRIGSGLSCLGPNCFRLTFLVLAGVCGVGTILSIILTTRIRPVYQMLYSGGSFRLPQSTNH; this is encoded by the exons ATGGTGGCGTTGAAAGCAGGGACAAGGCCACCATGGGTCGGGTTGGGTGCTGCAGTTTGGGTCCTGATAGCTTCAGGAAATGCATACGTCTTCCCGCTCTACTCTCATTCCCTGAAATCAATTATGGGTTTGAATCAGCACCAGCTCACCATGATCGGTGTCTTCAACGATATCGGCGAGAACGTTGGCCTCGTTCCAGGCTTAGCCTGTGACAAGTTCCCTCCTTGGGTTGTTCTCTTGATTGGTTCTCTGGCTTGCTTCTCTGGTTATGGCGTTCTCTGGCTCGCTGTGAGCAGAACTGTGCAGTCCCTTCCTTACTGGTCG TTGTGTCTTGCTCTTTGTGTTGCGGCCAATAGTAATGCTTGGTTTAGCACAGCTGTTCTTGTAACCAATATGAGAAACTTCCCTCTCAGCCGAGGCACTGTTGCAGGTATTCTCAAAGGTTATGTGGGGCTCAGTGCTGCGGTATTTACAGAAATCTACAGTGTACTGCTTCATAGTTCCTCCTCTAATCTTCTATTGTTCCTCGCACTTGGGATTCCTATGCTATGTTTTATTATGATGTATTTTGTTAGGCCATGTACTCCGGCTTCTGGTGAAGATTCTGTTGAACAGGgccattttcttttcatccaAGCGGCAAGTATTGTGCTTGGCGTAtatcttcttacaaccacaatAATGAGTGATGCGCTTTCTTTAAGTACTTCTATTTCCTAtacttttgttttaataatgATTCTCCTTCTCATGGCTCCACTTGCAATCCCTGTGAAAATGACGTTGTACCCCATGAAACCAAGCAAATTGGGGACATTAGAACCATCAATTGGGTCTTCAGGCCATCTGACACAAGAAGAAGACAATGTAGAAAAAACTGAACCACTGCTGACACCATCTTCATCAACAACAAACCTTGGAAGCTTTCGTGAAAATGATGATGCATCTGAGGTGGCTATGCTTCTGGCTGAGGGTGAGGGAgcagtgaagaagaagaggcgGCCCAAAAGGGGGGATGATTTTACCTTTAGTGAAGTTGTAATGAAGGCAGACTTCTGGCTTCTGTTCTTGGTTTATTTTGTTGGGGTTGGTTCTGGGGTGACGGTTCTTAATAATCTAGCCCAGATTGGGATTGCACAAGGTGTGCATGATACAAAAATCTTGCTGTCGCTCTTCAGTTTTTGCAATTTTGTGGGTCGTCTGGGTGGTGGAGTTGTTTCTGAACATTTTGTCAG GTCTAGGACAACTCCTCGGACAGTCTGGATGACATTGACTCAAATAATCATGATTGTTACATACCTTCTGTTTGCTTCTGCGATGGACGGCACACTTTATATTGCAACTGCATTGATTGGTATTTGCTTTGGAGTGcaattttctgtcatgattccCACTGTCTCTGAGCTATTTGGCCTGAAGAACTTCGGTTTATTCAGCAATTTTATGGCTTTAGGGAATCCAATTGGCGCATTCCTTTTCTCTGGTCTCCTAGCAGGGTATATATATGATCACGAGGCAGCAAAACAGCATGGAATCGATCGGATTGGTTCGGGTCTCTCTTGCTTGGGTCCAAATTGCTTTAGACTCACCTTTCTGGTTCTGGCTGGTGTCTGTGGTGTGGGTACCATCTTGAGCATTATTCTAACTACCAGGATAAGGCCTGTTTACCAAATGCTATATTCAGGGGGATCCTTCAGGCTGCCTCAGAGTACAAATCATTGA
- the LOC108991000 gene encoding protein NUCLEAR FUSION DEFECTIVE 4-like isoform X2, whose protein sequence is MILQLCLALCVAANSNAWFSTAVLVTNMRNFPLSRGTVAGILKGYVGLSAAVFTEIYSVLLHSSSSNLLLFLALGIPMLCFIMMYFVRPCTPASGEDSVEQGHFLFIQAASIVLGVYLLTTTIMSDALSLSTSISYTFVLIMILLLMAPLAIPVKMTLYPMKPSKLGTLEPSIGSSGHLTQEEDNVEKTEPLLTPSSSTTNLGSFRENDDASEVAMLLAEGEGAVKKKRRPKRGDDFTFSEVVMKADFWLLFLVYFVGVGSGVTVLNNLAQIGIAQGVHDTKILLSLFSFCNFVGRLGGGVVSEHFVRSRTTPRTVWMTLTQIIMIVTYLLFASAMDGTLYIATALIGICFGVQFSVMIPTVSELFGLKNFGLFSNFMALGNPIGAFLFSGLLAGYIYDHEAAKQHGIDRIGSGLSCLGPNCFRLTFLVLAGVCGVGTILSIILTTRIRPVYQMLYSGGSFRLPQSTNH, encoded by the exons ATGATATTGCAGTTGTGTCTTGCTCTTTGTGTTGCGGCCAATAGTAATGCTTGGTTTAGCACAGCTGTTCTTGTAACCAATATGAGAAACTTCCCTCTCAGCCGAGGCACTGTTGCAGGTATTCTCAAAGGTTATGTGGGGCTCAGTGCTGCGGTATTTACAGAAATCTACAGTGTACTGCTTCATAGTTCCTCCTCTAATCTTCTATTGTTCCTCGCACTTGGGATTCCTATGCTATGTTTTATTATGATGTATTTTGTTAGGCCATGTACTCCGGCTTCTGGTGAAGATTCTGTTGAACAGGgccattttcttttcatccaAGCGGCAAGTATTGTGCTTGGCGTAtatcttcttacaaccacaatAATGAGTGATGCGCTTTCTTTAAGTACTTCTATTTCCTAtacttttgttttaataatgATTCTCCTTCTCATGGCTCCACTTGCAATCCCTGTGAAAATGACGTTGTACCCCATGAAACCAAGCAAATTGGGGACATTAGAACCATCAATTGGGTCTTCAGGCCATCTGACACAAGAAGAAGACAATGTAGAAAAAACTGAACCACTGCTGACACCATCTTCATCAACAACAAACCTTGGAAGCTTTCGTGAAAATGATGATGCATCTGAGGTGGCTATGCTTCTGGCTGAGGGTGAGGGAgcagtgaagaagaagaggcgGCCCAAAAGGGGGGATGATTTTACCTTTAGTGAAGTTGTAATGAAGGCAGACTTCTGGCTTCTGTTCTTGGTTTATTTTGTTGGGGTTGGTTCTGGGGTGACGGTTCTTAATAATCTAGCCCAGATTGGGATTGCACAAGGTGTGCATGATACAAAAATCTTGCTGTCGCTCTTCAGTTTTTGCAATTTTGTGGGTCGTCTGGGTGGTGGAGTTGTTTCTGAACATTTTGTCAG GTCTAGGACAACTCCTCGGACAGTCTGGATGACATTGACTCAAATAATCATGATTGTTACATACCTTCTGTTTGCTTCTGCGATGGACGGCACACTTTATATTGCAACTGCATTGATTGGTATTTGCTTTGGAGTGcaattttctgtcatgattccCACTGTCTCTGAGCTATTTGGCCTGAAGAACTTCGGTTTATTCAGCAATTTTATGGCTTTAGGGAATCCAATTGGCGCATTCCTTTTCTCTGGTCTCCTAGCAGGGTATATATATGATCACGAGGCAGCAAAACAGCATGGAATCGATCGGATTGGTTCGGGTCTCTCTTGCTTGGGTCCAAATTGCTTTAGACTCACCTTTCTGGTTCTGGCTGGTGTCTGTGGTGTGGGTACCATCTTGAGCATTATTCTAACTACCAGGATAAGGCCTGTTTACCAAATGCTATATTCAGGGGGATCCTTCAGGCTGCCTCAGAGTACAAATCATTGA
- the LOC108991002 gene encoding uncharacterized protein LOC108991002: protein MAATSRRSSSGPVVRSLAPSGRFYDSHSPSRYSSPSFASSTSSSFSSGSTTFFTRSASPTRVNMCGTSPSARSVRFSLDRSISPSRSISVSPRGNGGGSNQVVKRQGQKRTCMCSPTTHPGSFRCSLHKGSGSQSVAPYSPNRLNARRSAMTNSLVRIGGVEGDLVKRALAALIRPSSHQQKRRADFLPRPSRLSVMSKAEE, encoded by the coding sequence ATGGCGGCAACTTCTAGAAGATCGTCAAGCGGACCGGTTGTCCGTTCCCTCGCACCCTCCGGAAGATTCTACGATTCTCACTCTCCTTCACGGTATTCTTCCCCATCCTTCGCTTCTTCCACTAGCTCCAGCTTCTCCTCTGGATCAACTACCTTCTTCACCCGCTCCGCTTCTCCGACACGCGTCAACATGTGCGGAACTTCTCCCTCAGCCAGGTCCGTCCGGTTCTCCCTCGACCGCTCGATCTCCCCGAGCCGGTCCATCTCCGTCTCCCCTCGTGGGAACGGGGGCGGCAGCAATCAGGTCGTGAAGCGGCAGGGTCAGAAGCGAACCTGTATGTGCTCCCCAACCACGCACCCGGGTTCATTCAGGTGCAGTTTGCACAAGGGGTCCGGTTCGCAGTCGGTGGCGCCGTACTCTCCGAACAGACTGAACGCGCGGCGCTCGGCGATGACGAACTCGCTGGTGAGGATCGGTGGAGTAGAAGGCGATTTGGTGAAACGAGCCTTGGCGGCCTTGATCCGGCCCTCTTCGCATCAGCAGAAAAGGCGCGCCGACTTCCTGCCGAGGCCGAGCCGGCTCTCCGTCATGTCTAAAGCCGAGGAGTGA